In one Solanum lycopersicum chromosome 11, SLM_r2.1 genomic region, the following are encoded:
- the LOC101257734 gene encoding F-box/LRR-repeat protein At1g67190, producing MDYLPVEVVGNILSHLGAARDVIVASATCRKWREACQKHLHTLSFNSHDWPLYRDLSTSRLEILITQTLFQTTHLQGLSILMDDVDEFSASTVVAWLMYTRESLQWLFYNVRTNPNINILDICGRQKLEMLVLAHNSVSGVEPNYQRFLCLKSLSLSYVSISALDLNLLLTACPKIESLALVNPEIAMSDAQVTVELNSTTLKSIYIEAISLDKFILEADSLENLHLKDCALELFELVGKGTLKYFKIDDVSIIHLDVGESVDNLETVDVSNFTINWSKFYQMISKSSTMTSLRLWDVVFDEEDEIVDVETIALCFPQLNHLAVSYDLRDDLREGILHYGLQGLSLLENVNVLELGSTVINDVFTQWVTALLQRCPNLTKLVIHGVISETKTPEECQMLANFTSSIVQLMRRYLHVDIQFEFE from the coding sequence ATGGATTACCTTCCTGTTGAGGTCGTCGGGAATATCCTCTCTCACCTCGGAGCAGCGAGGGATGTGATTGTAGCATCTGCAACGTGTAGAAAGTGGCGGGAGGCTTGTCAGAAACACCTCCATACCCTTTCATTTAATTCTCATGATTGGCCACTCTATCGAGACCTAAGTACTAGTAGGCTAGAGATACTGATTACTCAGACATTGTTTCAGACAACACATTTACAAGGTTTATCGATATTGATGGATGATGTTGATGAGTTTTCAGCTTCCACGGTAGTTGCTTGGCTCATGTATACAAGAGAATCGTTGCAATGGTTGTTTTACAATGTTCGTACTAATCCAAATATCAACATTCTTGATATATGCGGGCGACAGAAGTTGGAAATGTTGGTGCTTGCTCATAATTCAGTATCAGGGGTTGAACCAAATTATCAGAGGTTCCTCTGTTTAAAATCACTCTCGTTAAGTTACGTTAGTATTTCAGCATTGGATCTTAATTTGTTACTGACGGCATGTCCAAAGATTGAAAGTTTAGCCCTTGTGAATCCGGAGATTGCAATGTCAGATGCACAGGTAACTGTTGAGCTGAACAGCACTACACTAAAGAGTATCTACATTGAAGCGATAAGTTTGGACAAGTTTATATTGGAGGCTGATAGCCTTGAGAATCTGCACTTGAAAGATTGTGCACTTGAGCTTTTTGAGCTCGTCGGTAAAGGAACTTTGAAGTATTTCAAGATTGATGATGTTAGTATAATACATCTTGATGTTGGCGAGTCTGTTGATAATCTTGAAACCGTTGATGTTAGTAATTTCACCATAAATTGGTCCAAGTTTTATCAGATGATCTCGAAATCATCTACCATGACAAGTCTCAGGTTATGGGACGTTGTGTTTGATGAAGAGGATGAGATAGTGGATGTCGAAACAATTGCACTTTGCTTCCCACAGTTGAACCATCTTGCGGTTAGTTATGATTTACGAGACGACTTACGTGAAGGAATTCTCCACTATGGTTTACAAGGACTATCTCTGTTAGAGAATGTCAATGTGTTGGAGCTGGGATCAACGGTAATTAATGACGTATTTACCCAGTGGGTTACTGCTCTACTGCAACGATGCCCTAATCTCACTAAATTAGTTATTCACGGAGTGATTTCCGAGACTAAAACACCTGAAGAGTGTCAAATGTTAGCCAACTTTACCTCATCTATTGTTCAGCTGATGAGGCGATACTTACACGTAGATATTCAGTTTGAATTTGAGTAG